CCCAGAACGTGCCGCGGGCGTCGTCGACGACGCTCATCACGACCCACGGCCGCGACGCCGCACGCAGCCGCGCGGCGTCGTCCGCGGGGGCCTGGGTCATGAACGTGACGAAGCCGTCGTGCACGGCGTCGTAGCGGCTCACGCCGCCGGGGGTCACGGCCCAGAGCGTGCCCTCGTGGTCCTCGTAGACTTGCCCGACGGTGCCGCCCGGGAGGCTGGCCGGGTTCGCACGGTCGTGGGCGTAGTTGCGGAAGCGGTGTCCGTCATAGCAACTCAGGCCGTTCGCGGTGCCGATCCACATGAACCCGCGCCGGTCGCGCACCATGTCGCTGACGAGAGAACTCGGCAGGCCGTCGTCGACGCCGAGGTGGCGGAACTGGAGCGCCTGGGCGCCGGCCGGCGCGGCCCGTCCGAGGAGCGCGGCGAACACCGCCGCGCCGACGTGCGCGAGGCGGCGCGTGCGGACGAAGCGCGGGACGCGGCCGGCGTGAGCGGAGCGGGCGGTAGACATCGCCGTGCGACGAGCGCCGGCGCTTGCGCGTCACCCGGGGCCGGGGTTATCGCAGCGGGGGCGTGCTCGCGGGCGGCCGACGGTGCCGCGTCGCCTGCTCGTAGGCGTAGGTGAGCCGGAAGAGCGTCGCCTCGCTCCACGCCCGCCCGAAGAACGTCATCCCGGCCGGCAAGGCGCCGCGCGTGATGCCCATCGGCACCTGGACCGCCGGCCATCCCGTGATCGGCGAGAAGATCTGGCTGTTGTCCCCGGCCGGCGTGTTCAGGTCGCCGATGAGCCGGGGCGGGTTGCTCCATGTCGGGTAGACGAGCGCGTCGACGGTGAACCCGTCCATCGCCCGCAGGACCACGGCGCGCACCGCGTCGCGGAGCCGCTCCTCCGCCGCGCACGCCGGGTTCCGCTCCGGCGGCACAGTCGCGCGCCGCGCCTCGGTGAGGCGCGTCTCGATCGACGGATGAAAGCGTCCCGAGCGGACGACGGCGTCGAGGGTGCGCACGGGCGTGCGCCCGCCGGTGCTCGCCATCCAGCGCTCGAGGTCGTACTTGAAGCGGTTGCAGTCCCCCGTCTCGACGCGGAGGAGCGAGTCGAGTCCGGGCATCGGCACGCTGTCGAGCACGACCGCGCCCGCGCGGCGCAGGTCGGCGACCGCCCGGTCGAAGACGGCCAGCACCTCCGGGTCGGCCGACGGGCGCGCGTACGCCTGGCGCAGCACGCCGATGCGCGCGCCGCGCAGGCCGTCGGGGGCGAGCGCGGCCGCGTAGTCGGGGAGCGGGTGCGCGCGGGCGGGGGCGGTGGTCGGGTCGGCCGGGTCGGGGCCGGCGACGACCTGGAACACCGCGACCGCGTCGGCGACGGTGCGCGCCATCGGGCCGGCGACGTCGTAGGCGAGGTTGAGGGGGACGACGCCGGCGCGGCTCGTGAGCCCCATCGTCGAGCGGATGCCGACGAGGGCCTGGTGTGACGACGGCCCGCGGATCGAGTTGCCGGTGTCGGTGCCGAGGCCGACCTCGCCG
The Gemmatimonadetes bacterium T265 genome window above contains:
- a CDS encoding amidase, which encodes MPRRPRPSPAVFALGTALAAARPAPAAAQSPAAPAPFRVEETTIAELHAALRAGALTCRDLVDRYLRRIAAYDKNGPAVNALVVVNPDAGRVADSLDARARAGGPLGALHCVPVVVKDNFETAGLQTTAGSLALAGYVPTRDATMVRRVREAGAVVLAKANMAEFAFTPYETVSSILPGYTKNPYALDRVTAGSSGGTAAAVAANLGEVGLGTDTGNSIRGPSSHQALVGIRSTMGLTSRAGVVPLNLAYDVAGPMARTVADAVAVFQVVAGPDPADPTTAPARAHPLPDYAAALAPDGLRGARIGVLRQAYARPSADPEVLAVFDRAVADLRRAGAVVLDSVPMPGLDSLLRVETGDCNRFKYDLERWMASTGGRTPVRTLDAVVRSGRFHPSIETRLTEARRATVPPERNPACAAEERLRDAVRAVVLRAMDGFTVDALVYPTWSNPPRLIGDLNTPAGDNSQIFSPITGWPAVQVPMGITRGALPAGMTFFGRAWSEATLFRLTYAYEQATRHRRPPASTPPLR